TCCATAGCTGCCTAACAAGCTCGTTGTGAGCCGACGGAATGGGGGCGATTGGTGGGAGTTCAAAAGTCTTGGCAAGGGGTGATTGGGAGCGTTAGACGGCTTAGGTTATGGGCTGGGAAAGACGAGGTTATTAGTTGGCATTCAGCTTTTCGTAAAGAAATTCTAAATTCCACGCATAATTGAGTTTTTCAGCAGATAGACCACTAGAGGCAGCTTTTCTCTAGAGGTAGGATCTATGAGGGACCAATTGAGAAAAATGAACTCTCAACAAATAGAGCTATACAAACGAATTCAGGCATTTTCATTGGACCAGCCAGATACTCAATTATCTTTCAGCAAACGGTTGGCAAGGGATAACGGCTGGTCATTGGGCTATGCTCAGAGAGTGATTGAGGAATACAAAAAGTTTACATTTCTAGCCGTTGTCGCAGGACATCCAGTCACGCCGTCCGACCAGGTTGATCAAGTTTGGCATTTACATCTGAGCTATACGCGATCGTACTGGCAAGAGTTTTGTCCGAAAGTTTTGCAAACTCCATTGCATCACGACCCAACTCGCGGAGGCTCATCCGAGCAGTTGAAGTTTGATGACTGGTATAGCAGGACATTGGAAAGCTATAAGCAGTTTTTTGATCAGATTCCTCCAATTGATATTTGGTCTGACCCCAAAGACCGATTTGGGCGAGATCTACACTTTGTTCGGGTAAACACCGAGCAAAACTGGCTTGTGCCAAAGCTATCTTTGAGTTGCCTACCCAGAGTGCAACATAAACAAGCCGTAATCCTATGCCTTTTATTCACTTTGGCATCTGTCGTCACTGGCTGTCAAATAGTTTCTATCATTCCCAATCCCTTAAACTTTACGGGCTCAAAGTTTATAAATTTCTACTTTCAGCTATCAACTATTGTTATATTTCTAGCGTCTCGCCTCCGAGCTTATCTGCGGTTACCTTATGGCAATTTAGTACAACAACCTGTGCCTCTTGATCCCTACGAAGCTGCCTACCTGGCTGAAGGTAAATATCGTGCTGTGGATACTGCGATCGTCAACCTCGTCCAAAAAGGATACGTAACCGTACAGCGAGCACAACGAACTCTGACTTTGAAGAGATCTGTAGGAGACTTCTCTCATCCTGTAGAGCAAGCAGTTGCAAATGCGATTGCTTCAGACGGACGTATTGATAAAGTTCGGAATGTGGTTACTCAAGCAATAGATGTAATTTGGGATCGATTGCGTCAGCTTGAGCTTTTGGTGAATCAAAACCAAGCCTCCAAAGCCCAAACTTACCCAGCAATCTTAATAGCCTGCCTATTAGGATTAGGTATTGCCAAGATTCTGGTAGGGCTCTCTCGTGGGAAGCCTATTGGTTATTTATTCATGATGTGTATCGTCGTGGCTGTGATCGGGTTAGGCTTCTGGCAGATCCCCCCACATCGTAGTCGTTATGGCGATCGAGTTCTACGAGATCTTCGTACACGTGTGCGCTCAACAGCCGTTAGCCATACAGATCCTCAACTTCCCCTAGTATTTGCTCTTTTCGGTATGGCAATTTTACCAAACGATATGTTCGCTGACTTAAAGCAGATATTCCCTCCAGTACCTACTAGCGATGGTGGCGGTGGCGGTAGCTTTGGTGATGGTGGTGGCGGTGGTAGTTGTGGCGGTGGCGGTGGCGGCGGTTGTGGTGGCTGTGGTGGTTGTGGCAGTGGTTGATTGAAAGCTGTCTAACAATTGCAACAGACGGTACGAAGATTTCAGTGGTGGTTCAGAGGTTGTTTACTGCCCCTAGGACATTTCTGTCAGAACGATGCCAGATGGCGAATGATAGATAGTACCTAATAGATACATGGAGCTGTAATGAGTGTGGTATTGAAAATCTATTTGCAGGCCCTACAAAGCTAAGGAAAAGGGATTAAAACTCAGCTTGTTCTAGCTGTTTTAAAGTCAATTCTATCTGTTCGCTGCGGCTGGCTGCTGTTATAGCGCTTAGGGCTCGGTGAAAACAGAGCCGAAAGGTTATGAGCGGGAGTTCAGCATTGAGTTAAATGGCTCTGGTTTTGCCCCCGCTGAGTGGAGCCTTGACGCTGAAAGCTGTGCAACCATTTCTGCACGGGACGAAACCTCAAGCTTACGAAACATGCGCTTTAATGCTTGCTTCACAGAATTTTCAGTAATCCAAAGTTGACTGCCAATCTCTGCGTTGGTTCGCCCCAAAGCAACTAATTCGGCAATTTGCAACTCCCGGGACGTCAGGCGCTTGCTGCTGAACGGTTGACGTTGAGATTTCAAAGCGGAACTTTGCACACATCGCACAGTTGCAGTACAAACCGATAAGTGCAAACAAATAGCACTTAAATCAGCTAGATTTTGGTTATTAAAGGCAGGCATAGATTTGTCACGGGTGCAGCCCACTGCACCGACTAATCTACCGCGATCAACGATCGGTCCTGCCATAACATGCCAATGATCAGGACGAGGACAAATGATTGCCCATGCCTTGGGGGATGTCACCACTCCTTCATGGACAGGTGTATGGCGCTCTGCTACATAACGCGCCACAGGATTATGTTCAATGGATAGGGCAACGTCCAGAACTTTTTGAAGGTTGCGATTCTTCAAAGAAGAGGCCGCGCCAATGGCTGAAAGCCGGTCGAAGAAAAAGATCCCTGATCGCTTGGCTGCGAAATACTCACCGATTTTTGGCGCAAGCTGCGACCGTAGGTCATCTTCATCCTTTATCTGATAGATTTCTTCAAACAAAAGTTGCAAGGAAATCATCGTTGTGCCCCAAGGAGTACCCGATCGAGGACTGGACGCAGTGAGTTGCCATTCCTAGTATAAGGACAGATTTTGTTACAAGCGCCATGAGGGAAATTGATTCATGACTGACTTACCAAAGCACATCCTTGGCTTGGTAATATACCCCGGTATGACAGCACTTGATATTGTCGGACCCCAGCAAGTTTTAAGTGCGCTTCCCAATATTCAGATTCATCGAATCTGGAAAACGCTAGACCCGATCAAAACCGATGATGGCATGATGATTGTGCCTGATACTACTCTTGAAAACTGCCCGCCCTTAGACGTTATTTGTGTTGGCGGTGGCTTAGGACAGAGGGGCGTAGTGGACGATCCAGAGGTGCTCGAATTCTTCCGCCAACAAGGTAGCACAGCAAAATTTGTCACTTCTGTTTGTGGTGGGTCTGAGTTTCTAGCGAAGGCAGGGCTGCTCCAAGGCTATCGAGCAGCTACTCACTGGATGGCGCGTGAACAGCTAGCAGAATTGGGAGTTGAGGTCGGAACAGAGCGGGTCGTAATTGACCGAAATCGCATAACCGGTGGGGGCGTTACCGCAGGCATCGATTTCGGTCTAGTGATTGCTGAAGTGCTTTATGGTGAGGAAACCGCCAAGATCACTCAATTATTAATGGAGTACGACCCAGCGCCTCCGTTTGATGTGGGTTCACCAAAAAAAGCCGGATCTGATTTAGTGAACAAGGCAATGCTATATGCTAGAAACTTAGGTCTAGCAGTGAAACAGGCAGCTTGACATGACCATCAATTCCGAAATTGATTGCGATCGCACTCCCTCCTATTGGATGCAGATGGTTGGTATAAGCCTCCAATCGTCTTTAATCTGTGTTTGAATGCTCAGATATTAGCAGTTGGGGGTGTCTACCTGCTCCCGCCCAACTTTACCGTTGTATGGCTGCCCGCGTCTTGATGGAAAGTAAGAAGTGAACTTATGAAAATACGCTCAAAAACGCCCTTGTTTGCAGCTGGTGTTTTAGCAATCTTATTCATAGGCTTCAACTTGTTATCTGGCCTCCGGGTCGAAATCGTAAATCTTGGTCCTCTCACCATAAAAAATGTTTCCGTCAATGTTACGGGCGCTTCATACTCAATGGGCGACATTCCAACCAGAACCAGGAAAACGGTTAAGGTACAACCTCAGGGCGAGTCCTCTGTTTCAGTCCGGCACTTGGACAAAAGCGGCAAACAGAGGACTCTATTTGTTGACTGCTATATCGAGCGTGGATACTCCGGCAAGGTAACAATACAAGTCGAGAATGAGAAAATA
The sequence above is drawn from the Leptolyngbya sp. FACHB-261 genome and encodes:
- a CDS encoding TIGR04222 domain-containing membrane protein; this encodes MNSQQIELYKRIQAFSLDQPDTQLSFSKRLARDNGWSLGYAQRVIEEYKKFTFLAVVAGHPVTPSDQVDQVWHLHLSYTRSYWQEFCPKVLQTPLHHDPTRGGSSEQLKFDDWYSRTLESYKQFFDQIPPIDIWSDPKDRFGRDLHFVRVNTEQNWLVPKLSLSCLPRVQHKQAVILCLLFTLASVVTGCQIVSIIPNPLNFTGSKFINFYFQLSTIVIFLASRLRAYLRLPYGNLVQQPVPLDPYEAAYLAEGKYRAVDTAIVNLVQKGYVTVQRAQRTLTLKRSVGDFSHPVEQAVANAIASDGRIDKVRNVVTQAIDVIWDRLRQLELLVNQNQASKAQTYPAILIACLLGLGIAKILVGLSRGKPIGYLFMMCIVVAVIGLGFWQIPPHRSRYGDRVLRDLRTRVRSTAVSHTDPQLPLVFALFGMAILPNDMFADLKQIFPPVPTSDGGGGGSFGDGGGGGSCGGGGGGGCGGCGGCGSG
- a CDS encoding DJ-1/PfpI family protein; translation: MTDLPKHILGLVIYPGMTALDIVGPQQVLSALPNIQIHRIWKTLDPIKTDDGMMIVPDTTLENCPPLDVICVGGGLGQRGVVDDPEVLEFFRQQGSTAKFVTSVCGGSEFLAKAGLLQGYRAATHWMAREQLAELGVEVGTERVVIDRNRITGGGVTAGIDFGLVIAEVLYGEETAKITQLLMEYDPAPPFDVGSPKKAGSDLVNKAMLYARNLGLAVKQAA
- a CDS encoding LuxR C-terminal-related transcriptional regulator; the encoded protein is MISLQLLFEEIYQIKDEDDLRSQLAPKIGEYFAAKRSGIFFFDRLSAIGAASSLKNRNLQKVLDVALSIEHNPVARYVAERHTPVHEGVVTSPKAWAIICPRPDHWHVMAGPIVDRGRLVGAVGCTRDKSMPAFNNQNLADLSAICLHLSVCTATVRCVQSSALKSQRQPFSSKRLTSRELQIAELVALGRTNAEIGSQLWITENSVKQALKRMFRKLEVSSRAEMVAQLSASRLHSAGAKPEPFNSMLNSRS